Proteins found in one Zonotrichia leucophrys gambelii isolate GWCS_2022_RI chromosome 28, RI_Zleu_2.0, whole genome shotgun sequence genomic segment:
- the TBXA2R gene encoding thromboxane A2 receptor codes for MEPPNGSTAGQAASCFGVFNASDGRASAQNSIASPWFSTAFGLIGLCSNLFALCVLVSSSRKLSSQARSSFLIFLCGLVVTDFMGLLVTASVIIPYHFTKFSWAKVDPGCHLCNFLGFSMVFFGQCPLLLGATMAGERFLGINRPFSRSTSLSKRRAWAIVGLVWGFSCLLGLLPLFGLGRYTLQFPGSWCFLTLLPDTGDVVFCLLFALLGILSVLLSFILNTISVVTLCRVYHDRESVQRRRDSEVEMMVQLVGIMIIATICWMPLLIFIVQMVLQQLPGQAQVLPTDTQEMLLIYIRMVTWNQILDPWVYILFRRAVLQRVYPRLPPRASLASLSPSLPRKLTAASVLQ; via the exons ATGGAGCCCCCCAACGGCAGCACGGCCGGGCAGGCAGCCTCGTGCTTCGGGGTGTTCAATGCCAGTGACGGCCGTGCCAGTGCACAGAACAGCATCGCCTCGCCCTGGTTCTCCACGGCCTTCGGCCTCATCGGCCTCTGCTCCAACCTCTTTGCCCTCTGTGTCCTGGTCAGCTCCTCCCGCAAGCTCTCCAGCCAGGCCCGCTCctccttcctcatcttcctctgcGGGCTGGTGGTCACAGACTTCATGGGGCTGCTGGTGACAGCCTCAGTCATCATCCCCTACCACTTCACCAAGTTCTCCTGGGCCAAGGTCGACCCTGGCTGCCACCTCTGCAACTTCCTCGGCTTCTCCATGGTCTTCTTCGGGCAgtgcccgctgctgctgggggccACCATGGCCGGGGAGCGCTTCTTGGGCATCAACCGCCCCTTCTCCCGCTCCACCAGCCTCTCCAAGCGCCGCGCCTGGGCCATCGTGGGGCTGGTGTGGGGCTTCTCCTGCTTGCTGGGACTGCTGCCGCTCTTCGGGCTGGGGCGCTACACGCTGCAGTTCCCCGGCTCCTGGTGCTTCCTCACCCTCCTGCCCGACACTGGCGACGTCGTCTTCTGCCTGCTCTTTGCACTGCTGGGCATCCTCTCCGTGCTGCTCTCCTTCATCCTCAACACCATCAGTGTGGTCACGCTCTGCCGCGTCTACCATGACCGCGAGTCGGTGCAGCGGCGCCGGGACAGCGAGGTGGAGATGATGGTGCAGCTCGTGGGCATCATGATCATCGCCACCATCTGCTGGATGCCCCTCCTG atCTTCATTGTGCAGAtggtcctgcagcagctgcctggccaGGCCCAGGTGCTGCCCACGGACAcgcaggagatgctgctgatCTACATCCGCATGGTCACCTGGAACCAGATCCTGGACCCCTGGGTGTACATCCTGTTCCGCCGGGCCGTGCTGCAGCGCGTGTACCCCCGGCTGCCCCCCCGGGCCTCGCTggcctccctcagcccctccctgccccgcaAGCTCACCGCCGCCTCCGTGCTGCAGTAG